Proteins encoded by one window of Nisaea sp.:
- a CDS encoding thioesterase family protein, translating to MAAFQMQQHVRFQHCDPAAMVFYPRYFEMINLTVEEWFRTGLDWGFHQMHEVDDRGIPTAKIAVDFSAPSRLGDVLDWSLEVKRIGTSSLDVEIVASCDGEVRLTCRSTLVQFVKSTGRPVAWDGPIRDRIRAFEGQVAADQ from the coding sequence ATGGCCGCTTTTCAGATGCAGCAGCACGTGCGCTTCCAGCATTGCGACCCCGCGGCGATGGTTTTCTATCCGCGCTATTTCGAAATGATCAATCTCACCGTCGAGGAGTGGTTCCGCACCGGGCTCGATTGGGGCTTCCACCAGATGCACGAGGTTGATGACCGGGGGATTCCAACGGCCAAAATTGCTGTTGATTTCAGTGCCCCCAGTAGGCTGGGCGATGTGCTGGACTGGAGCCTCGAAGTCAAGCGGATCGGGACATCGAGCCTCGATGTCGAGATCGTTGCAAGCTGTGACGGGGAGGTGAGGCTTACCTGCCGGTCAACCCTTGTTCAGTTCGTTAAAAGCACCGGCCGGCCGGTCGCCTGGGACGGGCCGATCCGGGACAGGATACGTGCGTTCGAAGGACAGGTTGCTGCCGATCAATAG
- a CDS encoding alpha/beta hydrolase: MIADWNDAYANGPHIAGAETYPPMWQQRAAAFRHELGDRAELDIPYGEGRRNLFDLFRPVGPATGLALFVHGGYWRAFDKSTWSHLARGAVERGWTVAIPSYTLAPEARIAEITGEIARAIATAAERVEGPVHLAGHSAGGHLVSRMLCRNEPLAAGLRARIRQVVSISGLHDLRPLLNLEMNADLKLDEAEAAMESPVLQYPVPDARLTCWVGSGERPEFIRQNDLLASIWGGLGAETAAVHADGKHHFDVIGDLEDATSDLTRCFTKGEY; encoded by the coding sequence ATGATTGCCGATTGGAACGATGCTTACGCGAACGGTCCGCACATTGCCGGAGCGGAGACTTATCCGCCGATGTGGCAACAGCGAGCCGCCGCATTCCGACATGAACTTGGAGACCGGGCAGAGCTCGACATTCCCTATGGAGAGGGCAGGCGGAACCTGTTCGATCTGTTCCGGCCTGTTGGTCCAGCGACCGGGCTTGCGCTGTTCGTTCATGGCGGCTACTGGCGGGCTTTCGACAAAAGTACCTGGTCGCACCTGGCGCGCGGCGCGGTCGAACGAGGCTGGACTGTTGCCATACCGAGCTACACCTTGGCGCCGGAAGCGCGCATTGCGGAAATAACGGGCGAGATTGCCCGCGCGATTGCGACGGCAGCAGAGCGCGTCGAAGGTCCCGTTCATCTTGCCGGTCACTCAGCCGGAGGCCATCTGGTCAGCCGCATGTTGTGCCGTAACGAGCCGTTGGCCGCCGGACTCCGGGCACGAATCAGGCAGGTCGTCTCGATCAGCGGGCTGCACGATCTGCGCCCGCTGCTGAACCTTGAAATGAATGCCGATCTGAAACTTGACGAAGCCGAGGCTGCTATGGAGAGCCCTGTCTTGCAATATCCAGTGCCCGATGCCCGCTTGACCTGCTGGGTCGGTTCCGGCGAGCGTCCGGAATTCATCCGGCAGAACGACCTTCTCGCCTCAATCTGGGGTGGGCTTGGCGCCGAGACGGCGGCGGTCCATGCAGACGGCAAACATCACTTCGACGTCATCGGGGATCTGGAGGATGCCACCTCTGATCTGACCCGATGCTTCACCAAAGGAGAATATTGA
- a CDS encoding MarR family transcriptional regulator: MAQAPSTRLAENAETRKTRLRLWLNILRTTRSVENALREEMRVSYDQTLPRFEILAVLERSESGLRMSALSEKLMVSNGNVTGIVERLVQDGLVERMAVPGDKRATLVRLTHKGEAVFAEMADVHERWVNELLHTVSEQEAGRLIESLTEIRKRSTAP, from the coding sequence ATGGCGCAAGCACCAAGCACACGTCTCGCGGAAAATGCAGAGACACGCAAGACTCGGCTCCGGCTCTGGCTAAACATCCTTCGAACGACGCGCTCGGTCGAGAACGCGCTGCGTGAGGAAATGCGAGTCTCCTACGATCAAACCCTGCCGCGGTTCGAAATCCTCGCAGTGCTGGAACGTAGCGAGAGCGGTCTCCGAATGAGCGCCCTTTCCGAAAAACTCATGGTCTCGAATGGCAATGTCACGGGGATCGTCGAACGCCTGGTACAGGACGGGCTAGTGGAGCGGATGGCGGTGCCGGGCGACAAGCGGGCCACACTGGTCAGGCTGACCCACAAGGGAGAAGCCGTCTTCGCCGAGATGGCCGACGTACACGAGCGTTGGGTCAATGAGCTTTTGCACACGGTCTCAGAACAGGAAGCGGGCCGGCTCATCGAAAGCCTGACAGAGATTCGGAAGCGAAGCACTGCTCCCTGA
- a CDS encoding phosphate/phosphite/phosphonate ABC transporter substrate-binding protein: MSTTKVTGKLKAQASKEGRSCLLARVAAVILLAMGISACDDPEPKATAPKFGEKAAGSALQTTYSFGIHPLHNPARLHEIFGPMMRHLENRIPGIQFRLEASRNYAAYDQKLYEGKFHFSLPNPFQTINSLNHGYRVFGKMGDDDNFRGIILVRKDSGIENVSDLKGKAVSFPAPTALAATMMPQYYLQSHGLDVMKDIDIRYVGSQESSVMNVFLGDTVAGATWPPPWWLLSAERPELAENLEVKWETDPLPNNGLVVREDVPGDVVDKVAAVLFALHTHDEGKEILSRMDLSRFEAASNETYRPVVEFVATFSSAVRPVK, encoded by the coding sequence GTGTCCACGACGAAGGTCACCGGCAAGTTAAAGGCGCAGGCTTCGAAAGAAGGGCGTTCCTGTCTGCTTGCTCGTGTCGCCGCAGTTATCCTCCTGGCGATGGGAATTTCAGCTTGCGACGATCCGGAGCCGAAAGCCACTGCACCAAAGTTTGGCGAAAAAGCCGCTGGCTCCGCTCTGCAGACGACATACAGTTTCGGGATACATCCACTCCACAATCCTGCGCGCCTGCATGAAATCTTCGGACCAATGATGCGCCACCTCGAAAACCGGATACCGGGTATTCAGTTCCGCCTTGAGGCTTCCAGAAACTACGCCGCCTACGATCAGAAACTCTATGAGGGAAAGTTCCACTTCTCCCTGCCGAACCCGTTCCAGACGATCAATTCATTGAACCACGGTTACCGCGTGTTCGGGAAAATGGGCGACGATGATAACTTCAGGGGGATCATCCTTGTCCGCAAAGACTCCGGCATCGAAAATGTCAGCGATCTGAAAGGTAAGGCGGTGAGTTTTCCGGCCCCGACCGCGCTGGCAGCAACAATGATGCCTCAATATTACCTTCAGTCGCATGGCCTCGATGTCATGAAGGACATCGACATCCGCTATGTCGGCTCGCAGGAATCCTCTGTCATGAATGTGTTTCTCGGCGATACGGTGGCCGGTGCCACTTGGCCGCCACCATGGTGGCTGCTCTCCGCGGAGCGCCCGGAGCTTGCGGAAAACCTGGAGGTGAAATGGGAGACCGACCCGCTTCCCAACAATGGCCTGGTCGTCCGCGAGGACGTGCCGGGCGACGTCGTCGACAAGGTCGCGGCGGTGCTGTTCGCCCTGCATACCCACGATGAAGGCAAAGAGATCCTTTCCCGTATGGATCTCTCCCGATTTGAAGCAGCCAGCAACGAGACCTACCGGCCCGTCGTTGAGTTTGTCGCGACGTTCAGCAGCGCTGTCCGTCCGGTGAAATAA
- a CDS encoding ATP-binding protein, whose translation MLGILAVHAVLMTIFVYDLVNRQQTFLAEQGVSQTRSLAETLAANSTSWVLANDVLGLEEVVTSQSKYPGLVYAMIINPEGRVLSHTDRQYVGQFLQDEQSLWLLVSERSTLVLHQNDRLIDVAAPVKINGQHIAWARVAISRDDVARSLEIVTRDGILYTLAAIAIGMLFAFFMARGMTASLQHMVSVANDLREGGSDARITLDRADELGSLGNSFNALADAVDKREAELRHHQDHLEEMVAARTQDLIREVAERKQAEKNLRESRAVIETSERKIRRILDSSFAGISVVQQKPLKRLYANQRFFEMFDIDPNAPIETTEFRITYKSDADAEMLLGHISRGEAFENCVMERTTLDNRDWWVSMDGIPIEFEGLQAMIVWHFDITDQKRAEAELIQSEKMASLGGLVAGVAHEINTPLGIGVTASSHIVDLSKKIRDVVSGGRVTRQKLDQMLSDLEETAGITSSNLLRAAELIRSFKQVSADQSSNSRREFELGNYLGEIATSIKPRIAQSGHTLSLDCEDGLSVDSFPGPLSQSVTNIVLNALIHAFDGRADGTIRLSARKDGNHALLTISDDGCGMDADIVRQIFDPFFTTARGRGGTGLGLHIVFNQMTQILGGTIECTSSPGNGTTFKIRFPLTAPKRGDDS comes from the coding sequence ATGCTCGGCATCCTCGCCGTGCACGCTGTGCTCATGACCATTTTTGTCTACGATCTCGTCAACCGTCAGCAGACCTTTCTCGCAGAGCAGGGCGTTTCCCAGACCAGAAGTCTCGCAGAGACACTGGCGGCGAACAGCACCTCCTGGGTGCTGGCAAACGATGTCCTCGGACTGGAAGAGGTCGTAACGTCCCAGTCCAAGTATCCTGGCCTCGTCTATGCGATGATCATTAATCCGGAAGGGCGCGTTCTAAGCCACACTGATCGGCAGTATGTCGGCCAGTTCCTCCAGGACGAGCAAAGCCTGTGGCTTCTCGTCTCTGAGCGCTCGACTCTCGTCCTCCATCAGAACGATCGCCTGATAGATGTCGCCGCGCCGGTCAAGATCAATGGACAACATATCGCCTGGGCCAGGGTGGCCATTTCGCGGGATGATGTCGCCCGCAGCCTCGAAATCGTCACCAGAGATGGAATCCTGTACACGCTCGCCGCAATTGCGATCGGCATGTTGTTCGCTTTCTTCATGGCCCGCGGCATGACGGCAAGCCTGCAGCATATGGTTTCGGTCGCAAACGACCTCCGGGAGGGTGGGAGCGATGCCCGGATCACCCTCGACCGTGCTGACGAATTGGGCAGTCTCGGCAATTCCTTCAACGCGCTGGCGGACGCCGTCGACAAGCGTGAAGCGGAACTTCGCCACCACCAAGATCATCTCGAGGAGATGGTTGCGGCAAGGACCCAGGACCTGATCAGGGAAGTCGCCGAGCGCAAACAGGCTGAAAAGAATTTGCGGGAATCCCGCGCAGTCATTGAGACGAGCGAGCGGAAGATTCGCCGCATTCTTGACAGCTCCTTCGCCGGAATATCCGTCGTACAGCAAAAACCGCTAAAGCGGCTTTATGCAAACCAGCGCTTCTTCGAAATGTTCGATATCGATCCAAATGCCCCGATCGAAACGACTGAATTCAGAATCACATACAAGTCCGACGCCGACGCAGAGATGTTGCTGGGCCACATTTCCAGAGGCGAAGCGTTCGAAAACTGCGTGATGGAACGAACAACCCTGGATAATAGGGATTGGTGGGTCTCTATGGACGGCATCCCGATCGAGTTCGAGGGGTTGCAAGCCATGATTGTCTGGCATTTTGACATCACCGACCAGAAACGCGCCGAGGCCGAACTAATTCAGTCGGAGAAGATGGCGTCGCTCGGCGGCCTGGTTGCCGGCGTCGCCCATGAAATTAATACTCCGCTCGGAATAGGAGTTACCGCGAGCTCTCATATCGTTGATCTGTCGAAAAAAATTCGCGATGTCGTCTCGGGTGGCCGGGTAACCCGGCAGAAGCTCGACCAGATGCTCTCCGATCTTGAGGAAACCGCTGGGATCACGTCCAGTAATCTCCTGAGGGCCGCGGAACTCATTCGCAGCTTCAAGCAAGTCTCTGCAGACCAATCAAGCAACTCCCGCAGAGAGTTTGAGCTCGGGAACTATCTCGGTGAGATCGCGACCAGCATCAAACCCCGGATAGCCCAGAGCGGACATACATTGTCTCTGGATTGCGAAGACGGACTCTCCGTGGATTCGTTCCCAGGGCCACTATCCCAATCCGTCACGAACATCGTGCTGAACGCGCTGATACATGCGTTTGACGGCCGAGCCGACGGCACGATCCGTTTGTCCGCACGAAAAGACGGAAACCATGCGCTCTTGACGATCAGTGACGACGGATGCGGGATGGACGCAGACATCGTCCGGCAAATTTTCGACCCGTTTTTCACGACCGCTCGCGGGCGTGGCGGAACCGGCCTTGGGCTTCATATCGTCTTCAACCAGATGACCCAGATTCTCGGGGGCACGATCGAATGCACATCATCGCCGGGTAACGGCACGACCTTCAAGATCCGCTTCCCATTGACGGCGCCGAAACGGGGAGACGACAGCTAG
- a CDS encoding GntR family transcriptional regulator, whose translation MTQSALKSWQGIQAEIKRRIADRVWRPGELIPGETDLAAEFGCARATVNRALQGLADSGLLERKRKAGTRVALDPVRKATLEIPITRIEVEAAGCAYRFDILECRRARLPELAAKAMHLEGAFDALHMRGLHRADEQPFLYEDRWINLEAVPEFAEADFSAISPNEWLVRNQPFTRGDISFLAEEASVAQAAALGTQQGAALFAIERTTWNEAAPITFVRLAYRPGYRMTTTI comes from the coding sequence CTGACACAGTCAGCGCTCAAGTCCTGGCAAGGTATTCAGGCAGAAATCAAACGCCGCATCGCCGACCGAGTCTGGCGGCCAGGCGAGCTCATCCCCGGCGAGACGGACCTTGCGGCGGAATTCGGCTGCGCCCGTGCGACGGTGAACCGGGCCTTGCAGGGGCTTGCCGATAGCGGCCTGCTGGAACGGAAGCGCAAGGCGGGAACCCGTGTCGCGCTCGACCCGGTGCGAAAGGCCACGCTGGAAATCCCGATCACCCGGATTGAGGTCGAAGCCGCGGGCTGCGCCTATCGCTTCGACATTCTGGAGTGCCGGCGCGCCCGCCTGCCCGAGTTGGCCGCCAAAGCGATGCATCTGGAGGGCGCTTTCGATGCGCTTCATATGCGGGGTCTGCACCGCGCGGATGAGCAGCCGTTTCTCTACGAAGATCGCTGGATCAATCTGGAGGCCGTGCCGGAATTCGCCGAAGCCGACTTCTCAGCCATCAGCCCGAACGAGTGGCTGGTCAGGAACCAGCCTTTCACCAGGGGCGATATCAGTTTTCTGGCGGAGGAGGCGTCCGTCGCACAGGCGGCCGCTCTTGGCACGCAGCAGGGGGCGGCTCTCTTTGCCATCGAACGCACGACCTGGAACGAGGCGGCGCCGATTACTTTTGTTCGCCTTGCCTACAGGCCAGGCTATCGGATGACGACGACCATCTAG
- a CDS encoding formimidoylglutamate deiminase produces the protein MTTVFAETLLMEDGWQRDALVTIDGIGRIGSVRTGDASAAAGADHRVAVLLPAPVNLHSHAFQRAMAGLTEGRGPDPKDSFWTWRRLMYRFLQSLTPAHVSAITALVQMEMLEAGYAGSVEFHYLHHQVDGTPYAALGEMSERIVEAAAETGVGLTLAPVLYQVGGCDGRALGPGQIRFGNDPDRYARLLEEAEATVAKLTSDCGIAVAPHSLRAVTREALAGAAALRPDRPIHIHVAEQVAEVEEVEAAWGARPMTWLLENHAVDERWCLIHATQMEPTETEAMAKSGAVAGLCPITESSLGDGIFDGVRYRAAGGSFGVGSDSNIRISLSEELRTLEYSQRLRDKGRAVLAEQQRSAGRVLFEEAVRGGAQAAGRDSGAIAPGRVADLVALDGAALDIAGRTGDRILDTFIFAGDDRWVRDVWSAGRHVVTDGRHIARDQIRARYREALRDLEDAL, from the coding sequence GTGACGACGGTTTTCGCAGAGACACTTCTGATGGAAGACGGCTGGCAGCGGGATGCGCTGGTTACGATTGACGGCATTGGCCGTATCGGCTCTGTCCGGACTGGCGACGCTTCCGCCGCCGCTGGCGCGGACCATCGCGTGGCTGTGTTGCTGCCCGCGCCGGTGAACCTGCATTCGCATGCGTTCCAGCGGGCTATGGCGGGGCTGACGGAGGGCCGGGGACCCGATCCCAAAGACAGTTTCTGGACCTGGCGGCGGTTGATGTACCGCTTTCTGCAATCCCTGACACCGGCGCATGTCAGCGCTATCACGGCGCTGGTGCAGATGGAGATGCTGGAGGCGGGCTATGCCGGGTCGGTGGAGTTCCACTACCTGCATCATCAGGTCGACGGCACGCCCTATGCCGCTCTTGGCGAGATGAGCGAGCGTATTGTCGAGGCGGCGGCGGAGACGGGTGTCGGCCTTACTCTTGCGCCGGTGCTCTATCAGGTCGGCGGCTGTGACGGGCGCGCTCTCGGGCCGGGGCAGATCCGCTTCGGCAACGATCCGGACCGCTATGCGCGCTTGCTCGAAGAAGCGGAAGCGACGGTGGCAAAGCTGACATCGGATTGCGGTATCGCGGTCGCGCCACATTCTTTGCGCGCGGTGACGCGAGAGGCGCTTGCCGGGGCGGCGGCACTCCGTCCGGACCGGCCGATCCATATCCATGTCGCCGAGCAGGTGGCCGAAGTCGAGGAGGTCGAGGCCGCCTGGGGCGCCCGGCCAATGACCTGGCTCCTGGAAAACCACGCAGTCGATGAGCGCTGGTGCCTGATCCATGCCACCCAGATGGAGCCAACGGAGACCGAGGCGATGGCGAAAAGCGGTGCTGTCGCCGGGCTGTGCCCGATCACCGAATCCAGTCTTGGCGACGGGATCTTCGATGGTGTCCGGTATCGCGCGGCAGGCGGCAGTTTCGGTGTCGGGTCCGACTCGAACATCCGGATTTCTCTCAGTGAGGAGCTGCGGACGCTGGAATATTCCCAACGGTTGCGGGACAAGGGCCGCGCCGTTCTGGCCGAGCAGCAACGCTCTGCCGGGCGCGTGTTGTTCGAGGAAGCAGTGCGGGGCGGTGCTCAGGCAGCCGGGCGGGACAGCGGGGCGATTGCGCCGGGACGGGTTGCCGATCTGGTGGCTCTGGACGGAGCCGCGCTCGATATTGCCGGGAGGACCGGGGACCGCATTCTCGATACCTTCATTTTCGCCGGTGACGATCGCTGGGTCCGCGATGTCTGGTCCGCTGGACGGCATGTGGTAACAGACGGCCGGCATATCGCACGGGACCAGATCCGGGCCCGCTACCGTGAAGCACTCCGTGATCTGGAGGACGCACTCTGA
- the hutI gene encoding imidazolonepropionase → MQILGNTTLATMLPSTVSYGLVKNGAVALRDEKIVWAGPEPDLPASYADWPREDLGGRLVTPALVDCHTHIVFGGNRAREFELRLEGASYEEVARAGGGIVSTVTATRAASEDDLVADALPRVDALLAEGVATIEIKSGYGLDIETELRMLRAARRIGQERPIRIRTSFLGAHAVPAEYKDRADAYIDEICLPALTKAAEEGLADAVDGFCEGIAFSPAQIERVFKRAKELGLPVKLHAEQLSDLGGTALAARHGALSADHLEYLGAVGIAAMAKSGTVAVLLPGAFYTLRETRLPPVQALRDAGVSIAIATDCNPGSSPLTSLLLTMNMACTLFRMTPEEALAGATRIAAQALGLDDAGTIEAGKRADLAVWNVNEPAELAYRIGFNPLNKRIFAGTS, encoded by the coding sequence ATGCAGATCCTCGGCAATACCACGCTCGCCACCATGCTCCCCAGCACCGTTTCCTATGGTCTGGTGAAGAACGGCGCCGTCGCGCTGAGGGACGAGAAAATCGTCTGGGCCGGTCCTGAACCGGATCTTCCGGCCAGCTATGCGGACTGGCCGCGCGAGGATCTTGGCGGGCGGCTGGTCACCCCCGCGCTGGTGGATTGCCACACTCATATCGTCTTCGGCGGCAACCGGGCCCGCGAGTTCGAACTGCGCCTTGAAGGCGCCAGCTACGAGGAAGTTGCCCGTGCCGGCGGCGGCATCGTCTCCACCGTGACGGCCACCCGCGCGGCCAGCGAGGACGATCTGGTCGCCGATGCCCTGCCCCGCGTCGATGCGTTGCTGGCGGAAGGCGTCGCCACAATCGAAATCAAATCCGGCTACGGCCTCGATATCGAGACCGAGCTGCGCATGCTGCGCGCCGCCCGCCGGATCGGGCAAGAGCGGCCGATCCGGATCCGCACGAGCTTCCTCGGCGCGCACGCTGTTCCGGCGGAATACAAGGACCGGGCGGATGCCTATATCGACGAGATCTGCCTGCCTGCCCTGACGAAAGCAGCAGAAGAAGGTCTCGCCGATGCGGTGGACGGTTTCTGCGAAGGCATCGCTTTCAGCCCGGCCCAGATCGAACGGGTTTTCAAACGGGCAAAAGAACTCGGATTGCCGGTAAAGCTCCACGCGGAGCAACTTTCCGATCTCGGCGGCACGGCACTGGCCGCACGACACGGCGCGCTGTCGGCGGACCATCTGGAATATCTCGGCGCTGTCGGCATTGCTGCCATGGCCAAAAGCGGCACCGTTGCCGTGCTGCTGCCCGGTGCCTTCTACACATTGCGCGAGACGCGGCTGCCTCCAGTTCAGGCCCTGCGTGACGCGGGCGTATCGATTGCGATCGCGACCGACTGCAATCCCGGCTCTTCGCCACTGACCTCACTGCTTTTGACTATGAACATGGCCTGCACGCTGTTCCGGATGACGCCGGAAGAAGCGCTGGCTGGCGCCACCCGGATCGCCGCGCAGGCGCTTGGCCTTGACGATGCCGGCACCATCGAGGCCGGAAAGCGGGCCGATCTCGCCGTCTGGAATGTCAACGAGCCGGCCGAGCTGGCCTACCGCATCGGTTTCAATCCTCTCAACAAGCGCATTTTCGCGGGGACTTCATGA
- the hutH gene encoding histidine ammonia-lyase has product MSDIILTPGSTTLLDLEGLRGQGHRFRLDRAAKPAVDAAAALVAQAANGDEAVYGVNTGFGKLATVRIAPEDTSTLQRNLIRSHCAGVGTPTETQVVRAMMILKLLSLGRGASGVRWEVIELIEAMLRARVTPIVPSQGSVGASGDLAPLAHMAAVLIGEGKAEYKGRIMPGKEALDSAGLAPIELGPKEGLALINGTQFCTAYALAALSHAWRNVEAGVVAAALSTDAIMGSTAPLHPAIHALRGHPGQIDVAAAMRALMDGSEIRESHVLGDTRVQDPYCIRCHPQVSGAAIDMMRHAARTLEIEANAVTDNPLVLVEDGQIISGGNFHAEPVGFAADQMAIAIAEIGAIAQRRIALMVDPVLSFDLPAFLTPEPGLNSGMMIAEVTTAALMSENKHLANPCSTDSTPTSANQEDHVSMAAHGARRLMRMNDNLTRIIAVELLCAAQGVEFRAPLKTSAALQRVVSTIRTVSPTLTEDREVAVDIEAVAERILDKTVAEATEHGPLMTLSARY; this is encoded by the coding sequence ATGAGCGACATCATCCTGACGCCGGGCAGCACCACGCTGCTTGATCTGGAGGGCCTGCGCGGCCAGGGCCACCGGTTCCGGCTTGACCGGGCGGCGAAACCCGCTGTCGATGCGGCCGCCGCGCTTGTCGCCCAGGCGGCGAACGGGGATGAGGCCGTCTATGGCGTCAATACCGGCTTCGGCAAGCTCGCCACCGTGCGGATCGCACCGGAAGACACCTCCACCCTGCAGCGCAACCTGATCCGCTCCCACTGCGCAGGTGTCGGCACGCCGACGGAGACGCAGGTGGTGCGGGCCATGATGATCCTGAAGCTGCTGTCCCTCGGACGCGGCGCCTCCGGTGTGCGCTGGGAAGTGATCGAACTGATCGAGGCAATGTTGCGCGCCCGGGTGACACCCATCGTGCCGAGCCAGGGTTCCGTCGGCGCTTCAGGCGACCTCGCCCCGCTCGCCCACATGGCGGCTGTGCTGATCGGCGAGGGCAAGGCCGAGTACAAAGGCCGGATCATGCCGGGCAAGGAAGCGCTGGACTCCGCCGGGCTGGCGCCGATTGAGCTGGGCCCGAAGGAAGGGCTGGCGCTGATCAACGGCACCCAGTTCTGCACTGCCTACGCGCTGGCCGCCCTGTCCCATGCCTGGCGCAATGTCGAGGCGGGTGTGGTTGCGGCAGCCCTCTCCACCGACGCCATCATGGGCTCCACCGCGCCCCTGCATCCCGCCATTCATGCCCTGCGCGGCCATCCCGGTCAGATCGACGTCGCCGCCGCCATGCGGGCGCTGATGGACGGATCGGAGATCCGAGAAAGTCATGTGCTCGGCGATACCCGTGTGCAGGACCCCTATTGCATTCGTTGCCACCCGCAGGTCTCCGGCGCCGCCATCGACATGATGCGCCATGCGGCCCGCACGCTGGAAATCGAGGCCAACGCGGTGACCGACAACCCGTTGGTGCTGGTCGAGGACGGCCAGATCATTTCCGGCGGCAACTTCCACGCAGAGCCGGTCGGCTTCGCCGCTGACCAGATGGCCATCGCCATCGCCGAGATCGGCGCCATCGCCCAGCGTCGCATCGCGTTGATGGTCGATCCGGTGCTGTCCTTCGACCTGCCGGCGTTCCTGACACCCGAGCCGGGGCTGAATTCCGGCATGATGATCGCGGAGGTCACCACCGCCGCGCTGATGAGCGAAAACAAGCATCTCGCCAATCCCTGCTCGACCGATTCGACGCCGACCAGCGCCAATCAGGAAGATCATGTTTCCATGGCCGCGCACGGCGCCCGGCGGCTGATGCGGATGAATGACAACCTGACCCGGATCATCGCCGTCGAGCTGCTCTGCGCTGCACAGGGCGTGGAATTCCGGGCTCCACTGAAAACCAGCGCAGCCCTGCAGCGCGTGGTTTCCACCATCCGCACCGTCTCGCCAACCCTGACCGAGGATCGCGAGGTCGCGGTCGATATCGAAGCTGTCGCCGAACGCATCCTCGACAAAACCGTCGCGGAGGCCACCGAGCACGGCCCGCTGATGACCCTTTCCGCCCGCTACTAA